A window of the Mesorhizobium opportunistum WSM2075 genome harbors these coding sequences:
- a CDS encoding H-NS family nucleoid-associated regulatory protein, which translates to MNGNRVGNGKLALDVGKSPAKSKVTHRGPNGETWTSRGAKPRWLVALIAEGKSADDFKVSG; encoded by the coding sequence TTGAACGGCAATCGTGTCGGCAATGGCAAACTCGCCCTCGATGTCGGTAAGTCCCCCGCCAAGTCGAAGGTCACGCACCGCGGCCCGAATGGCGAGACCTGGACGTCTCGTGGCGCCAAGCCTCGGTGGCTCGTGGCCTTGATCGCTGAAGGTAAAAGCGCCGACGATTTCAAGGTCTCAGGCTAG
- the yhhA gene encoding YhhA family cyclophane-containing RiPP (triceptide-type peptide natural product; maturases include a radical SAM/SPASM enzyme and a 2OG-Fe(II) oxygenase), whose product MGAEIRIEQKASSESVSGADVALGSIALARVIAEVRSGESSPVTLAGSYNRTYNRHNR is encoded by the coding sequence ATGGGCGCGGAAATCAGGATTGAACAGAAAGCAAGCAGCGAAAGCGTTTCCGGAGCCGATGTGGCGCTTGGGAGCATTGCGCTTGCCCGGGTGATTGCCGAAGTGCGATCTGGCGAGAGCTCGCCTGTGACGCTCGCCGGCTCGTACAACCGAACCTACAATCGGCACAATCGGTGA
- the yhhB gene encoding cyclophane-forming radical SAM/SPASM peptide maturase YhhB, with translation MTSQHVGSRQLDTVLLKVASRCNLDCSYCYIYHMGDEAWRSQPKQMSDAVIQMVAQRLSDQLALQAVPFSVVLHGGEPLLLGATRLEHFCATLRGVLPHPCGIHIQTNGALISDRIIDVLVRYDVGVSVSIDGPQAVHDRFRLDHRGKGSFARVRAGVERLMAREDSRALLAGVLAVIDPDSNPAEVYAALKQTGAMSFDVLPRDGNWDKLPFGKRSAKTIEYGIWLEGLLDVYLADPHPPTIRLLDDILRLLLGGRSMKEGVGTADYGILVIEPDGTIEKNDTLKVAGAGADRFDQRWSVFDHSFNDVFGSDEFSAYYHQQRPISAICASCPDLAVCGGGMVAHRWSAERGYDNPSIFCADQRHLIARMRRVVEAAERQEL, from the coding sequence GTGACGTCGCAGCACGTTGGCAGCCGCCAGCTGGATACGGTTCTTCTTAAGGTAGCCAGCAGGTGCAATCTCGATTGCAGCTATTGCTACATTTATCACATGGGCGACGAGGCTTGGCGTTCCCAGCCCAAGCAGATGTCGGATGCCGTTATCCAGATGGTCGCACAGCGGCTTTCGGATCAGTTAGCGTTGCAGGCCGTTCCTTTCAGTGTCGTGCTTCATGGCGGCGAGCCGCTGTTGCTCGGTGCCACCCGGCTCGAGCACTTCTGCGCAACTCTACGAGGTGTTCTGCCACATCCGTGCGGCATTCACATCCAGACCAACGGCGCTCTGATCAGCGATCGGATAATCGATGTGCTTGTGCGTTACGATGTTGGCGTATCGGTCAGTATCGACGGACCCCAGGCTGTGCATGACCGGTTCCGTCTCGACCATCGCGGTAAAGGGTCGTTCGCTCGCGTGCGAGCCGGTGTCGAGCGTCTCATGGCAAGGGAGGACTCCAGAGCGTTGTTGGCAGGAGTGCTTGCCGTCATCGATCCCGATAGCAATCCGGCCGAGGTCTACGCCGCTCTAAAACAAACGGGCGCAATGAGCTTCGACGTACTGCCGCGCGACGGCAATTGGGACAAACTCCCATTCGGCAAGCGTTCCGCCAAGACGATAGAGTATGGCATTTGGCTGGAGGGTCTCTTGGACGTTTATCTGGCCGACCCCCATCCTCCCACCATCCGTCTGCTCGATGATATCCTTCGCCTCCTGCTCGGTGGGCGATCGATGAAGGAGGGTGTGGGAACCGCGGATTACGGCATCTTGGTGATCGAACCAGATGGCACGATTGAAAAGAACGATACTCTGAAGGTTGCCGGCGCAGGCGCCGACCGCTTCGATCAGCGCTGGTCAGTTTTCGATCATAGCTTCAACGATGTCTTTGGGAGCGACGAGTTCAGTGCCTATTATCACCAGCAGCGACCTATATCAGCGATCTGCGCAAGTTGCCCCGATCTTGCAGTGTGCGGAGGCGGAATGGTAGCGCATCGTTGGAGCGCGGAGCGCGGTTATGACAACCCCTCAATTTTCTGCGCCGATCAACGGCATCTTATTGCGCGCATGCGCCGCGTGGTCGAAGCCGCCGAACGTCAAGAACTTTGA
- the yhhA gene encoding YhhA family cyclophane-containing RiPP (triceptide-type peptide natural product; maturases include a radical SAM/SPASM enzyme and a 2OG-Fe(II) oxygenase) encodes MRRDPIAPPEQKPPEIDLALVDSVALQRLIAEVRQKDLEGPLDVTLYNRTYHRHNR; translated from the coding sequence ATGCGCCGTGACCCGATCGCGCCACCTGAACAAAAGCCGCCGGAGATTGACCTCGCACTGGTCGATAGTGTTGCACTCCAGCGTCTTATCGCCGAAGTTCGCCAGAAAGATCTCGAAGGTCCGCTGGATGTGACGCTCTACAACCGCACCTATCACAGGCATAACCGCTGA
- the yhhC gene encoding cyclophane-containing peptide 2OG-Fe(II) oxygenase YhhC — MTTFRWADPHAPMTPGQPVEKPFRYFVAERCCTPDIEAALLDWFETTAPWKLVETDFYEQFEFDMRDADIPAAIAVLIAPATLDTLRQKIEDALDTRLSPDVQLVAHRLDPGQRIAIHNDLREGGETHRFTVQLNRGLSDEDGGFFMLFNSDDANDVHRILRPISGTAIGFAISSNSHHAVSRVHGGVRFTLVYSFYAAKN; from the coding sequence ATGACAACTTTTCGCTGGGCCGATCCGCATGCGCCTATGACCCCAGGTCAGCCTGTGGAGAAGCCCTTTCGCTATTTCGTGGCCGAGCGCTGCTGCACGCCGGACATCGAGGCGGCGCTGCTGGACTGGTTCGAAACCACCGCGCCATGGAAGTTGGTCGAAACCGACTTTTATGAGCAGTTCGAATTTGACATGCGTGATGCCGACATTCCTGCGGCAATCGCCGTCCTTATCGCCCCTGCGACGCTCGACACGCTGCGTCAAAAGATAGAAGACGCGCTTGACACAAGGCTCAGTCCCGACGTCCAACTGGTTGCGCATAGGCTGGATCCTGGACAGCGTATCGCCATTCACAATGACTTACGCGAGGGGGGCGAGACGCATCGGTTCACGGTCCAACTCAATCGTGGTCTTTCCGATGAAGACGGTGGCTTTTTCATGCTTTTCAACAGTGACGATGCCAACGACGTTCACCGTATACTGCGGCCCATCTCTGGCACTGCGATCGGGTTCGCCATCTCGTCAAACTCGCACCATGCCGTATCGCGCGTCCACGGTGGGGTGCGTTTCACGCTCGTTTACTCTTTCTATGCCGCTAAAAACTGA
- a CDS encoding aKG-HExxH-type peptide beta-hydroxylase, with the protein MVVEQLPAPFTEKFDDGDFSATAPEAARAISGALKCLAFGQASDAVTSLIRSVHTILPCAPGYDCSHSEPTVPFSVFVSVPLGERHTMLRLAESLLHEAMHLQLTLIEQCEPIVAEQAAHGYSPWQQRQRPVQGLVHGLYVFTAISEWLSIIGANPEQSSEDRAYADRRLREIGEEIDQVSELAASPGLTDFGRRLVRSLLDRSGPDPQRSVLVS; encoded by the coding sequence ATGGTCGTTGAACAGTTGCCCGCACCATTCACCGAGAAATTCGACGACGGGGATTTCTCCGCGACTGCGCCTGAGGCGGCGCGTGCAATTTCCGGGGCCCTTAAGTGCTTGGCTTTCGGGCAGGCCTCCGATGCCGTAACCAGTCTGATCCGATCGGTCCACACCATCCTGCCCTGCGCGCCGGGATATGACTGCAGTCACTCCGAACCAACGGTCCCATTTTCGGTGTTCGTTTCAGTACCCCTGGGAGAGCGCCACACCATGTTGCGTCTCGCGGAATCGCTCCTGCATGAAGCAATGCATCTTCAACTTACTCTTATCGAGCAATGCGAGCCGATTGTTGCCGAACAGGCCGCCCATGGCTATTCGCCCTGGCAGCAACGCCAGCGCCCGGTACAAGGCCTCGTTCACGGTCTCTATGTGTTCACGGCTATAAGTGAGTGGCTGTCGATCATAGGCGCCAACCCCGAGCAGTCCAGCGAAGATCGAGCGTATGCAGACAGGCGCTTGCGCGAGATTGGCGAGGAGATCGACCAAGTTTCTGAACTTGCTGCCTCCCCCGGGCTCACTGATTTTGGACGTAGGCTCGTCCGCTCCCTGCTCGATCGGTCAGGGCCTGACCCACAGCGCTCTGTTCTGGTGAGTTAG